A region of Nitratidesulfovibrio sp. DNA encodes the following proteins:
- a CDS encoding integration host factor subunit alpha, which yields MSGKTLTKAEIVDAIYEKTDRNRAEVKGVVESLLGIMKQAIKKDHALLISGFGKFEAYDKKARKGRNPQTDETITLPPRKVVVFRLSRKFRAELNDE from the coding sequence ATGAGCGGCAAGACCCTGACCAAGGCGGAAATCGTCGATGCCATCTATGAAAAGACCGACAGGAACCGCGCCGAAGTGAAAGGCGTTGTCGAGTCGCTTCTCGGCATCATGAAGCAGGCGATCAAGAAGGATCATGCCCTGCTCATAAGCGGATTCGGCAAGTTCGAGGCTTACGACAAGAAGGCCCGCAAGGGGCGCAACCCGCAGACCGACGAAACCATCACCCTGCCCCCGCGCAAGGTCGTGGTGTTCCGCCTGTCGCGCAAGTTCCGCGCCGAACTGAACGACGAATAG
- a CDS encoding HIT family protein, producing MSQSDCIFCRIVRGEIPCAQIYADDHVLSFLDIGPVNRGHALIVPKEHHRTVLDMPARLGEHIIAAQQRVGRAVMEATGAEGLNIFQNNFATAGQVVFHVHWHLVPRFPGDGHELWPQGQYGSIDEMQALAKAIRERME from the coding sequence ATGTCCCAGTCCGATTGCATTTTCTGCAGGATAGTGCGTGGCGAAATTCCCTGCGCGCAGATCTACGCCGACGACCACGTGCTCTCCTTTCTGGACATCGGACCCGTCAATCGGGGCCATGCGCTGATCGTTCCCAAGGAACATCACCGCACGGTGCTCGACATGCCCGCGCGGCTCGGCGAGCACATCATCGCCGCCCAGCAGCGCGTTGGCCGTGCCGTCATGGAGGCCACCGGAGCGGAAGGGCTGAACATATTCCAAAACAACTTCGCGACGGCGGGACAGGTGGTGTTCCACGTCCATTGGCATCTGGTGCCCCGCTTTCCCGGCGATGGCCACGAACTGTGGCCGCAGGGACAGTACGGCAGCATCGACGAGATGCAGGCACTCGCGAAGGCCATCAGGGAACGCATGGAGTAG